The genomic segment GCTATTGTGCTTGTGCTTTGCGGCACCCAGGTTTTCGGCGACGTCGGGCGTTATCAGGCGAGGGGGTACGACGGTGAGCCCATCATCGACTATTCCCGGCGACACTATCGCGTGATGGATTCCGACCAATTTCTAGCTCTTAAGATTTATGCCGACGGCCGCGTTCGGTTGTCTACGCCTTCCTACATGCACAACCCCGGTGAATTTGAGTTTCGACTCAATGCCAAGCGTATGCAGGCGCTGCTCAGTTCCATCGACACGATGGAGATACTCTCATTTGATGCCGATGCCGCGCATCGCGCAAAGGCGGAATCGGAAGCGCGGCGAGCGGATGGCGAGCGATTTCATGTATCTGATTTAACCGAAACGCGCATTGCGATCCGCTTCGCTCATTTCGCGGCGCCGGGCAAAGAGGGGAAACCCGTTAATCGGCAGATCCTATGGAACGATGTGGCGGTAGAGGCAGAGCGGTTTTCCGATGTTGTGATGCTGCAAGGACTCAATCACTTCGAGCGTCAATTGCTCAGACTCACCGACCCCACTCGTCGGCAGGCGGTGCGCGTCACAGGGGGTCAGTAATATGCGTCATTCAAGAAAAACAGCATGTCATCATCCCGGCCTCTTTACGGCGATGGTTACGACCCTCTTGGTCCTAGCGAGCGGGAGCAGCGTGTCGGCGGGTACATTCATCGGCGCCAGCGAGTCGAACCCAAACTTCATTTTGCACCCGACTGGCTATGTGCCCGGTAACCAGAATCTTGATGTTAACGTCTGCATCAGTCCTGCCAGTGACGTGACAGCTGACTTAGAGGTCCCCGTGCAGAACGTGGTGGCGGTGTATAACGCTCTACAGGCGACGACTGGAAACCTTCAATTCGGTGGCAATAACAATATTCCCTCAGGGGCATTCGATGCCGAATCCGTCGTGTTGCATGAGGTGGGCCACTGCCTAGGGTTAGCGCACGTGAATCTTGCATCCGAATCGGGCTTAACCGGCGCCCAGCGGGAATACACAAAGTCGACGTTAGGACCGGACAACAGCTACGACCTCAATGACGGCGCAGACAATATCATCGGTTCTGCTGACGATTTGCGCGGCGACGACACCAATCTGCATTACTTTAAACTTCTCGACAACGACCCGTTCACGTTGTCGGGAACGATCGATTCAAACACGTACAGTCGCAATCTTGCGGATTTGCCGTCGGGCTCATACGCCGCCAATGGGTCGAGAGCCCTTGCGCCTGCGCTGGGTGTGCCCAATACGGAGGCGGTGATGCAGCAAGGGCAATTCTCGGATGAAGCCCAGCGCACGTTAACCGCCGACGGCGTGGCGACACTGTCTTACGGCGCGAGCGGCGTTGATGAAGTCGCCGGCACGGCGGATGACTACGCGTTGTCGCTAAACTACCGCGGCGTCACATCGAGCGATTGTGACATCACGATTACGGTGGATAACAACACCGGTTTTGCGAGTTGCTCAGTGAGTTTCGGCTTTGTGTCGGGTAATCACTGGCGGATTACCAGCGCAACCGTGCGACTCAATGAAAACACCAACTGGTTCTATAATCCGGAACTGGCCGACCCGATCAATATGGCGCCGACAGTCGATCCGATTAGCGACGTGTTAACCAATGAAAACGAAACGGTGAATATTGCCATTAGTGCCACCGACCCAGACATGGACGACAGCCTGACGCTCAGTTCACCGGATGCCCCCGGCTTTTGTGTGTTGAATGACAATGGTGACGGCACCGGGCAACTCGATTGTTCGCCACTTCCAGGGGATGCCGGAGAGTACTCCATCACGGTAACGGCGTCGGACAACGGTGATCCGGTGCAAAGTGCCAACGATGTGTTCACACTGACTGTTCTGCCAGAGGGCGTAGGCCTGTTCGATGTGTGTCGCACACCGATTGCGGTCATTCCCGATAACACAGGCAGTCCGCTGTCGGACGTGTTGTCGTTCACGGATGCGCGTCAAATTGTTGACTTAGATGTGACGG from the Pseudomonadota bacterium genome contains:
- a CDS encoding thrombospondin type 3 repeat-containing protein: MSAGTFIGASESNPNFILHPTGYVPGNQNLDVNVCISPASDVTADLEVPVQNVVAVYNALQATTGNLQFGGNNNIPSGAFDAESVVLHEVGHCLGLAHVNLASESGLTGAQREYTKSTLGPDNSYDLNDGADNIIGSADDLRGDDTNLHYFKLLDNDPFTLSGTIDSNTYSRNLADLPSGSYAANGSRALAPALGVPNTEAVMQQGQFSDEAQRTLTADGVATLSYGASGVDEVAGTADDYALSLNYRGVTSSDCDITITVDNNTGFASCSVSFGFVSGNHWRITSATVRLNENTNWFYNPELADPINMAPTVDPISDVLTNENETVNIAISATDPDMDDSLTLSSPDAPGFCVLNDNGDGTGQLDCSPLPGDAGEYSITVTASDNGDPVQSANDVFTLTVLPEGVGLFDVCRTPIAVIPDNTGSPLSDVLSFTDARQIVDLDVTVTLTHPFVSDIVVSLTHEDTGTSVVLIDRAGIPATPSGCDGMDMDAVFDDEGADGPGENACAASSPSITGSLTPAEALANFNSDLLTGDWRLDVDDVESGDSGLLFQWCMSGSVMAVTDTDTDGDGVFDMTDNCTNTPNPDQFDTDGDGIGNRCDADFDNNCIVNFADISLFVPAFNSATGDPNYDPIFDIDSSGSISFIDFVTLTTSFLEAPGPSANECVVGN